Below is a genomic region from Ketobacter sp. MCCC 1A13808.
CAGGTGTTTGTTGTTCCCGATGAAATCAAAAACGACACCCTGAGTCTGAATATTTTGGCGGGAAAGCTCAGTGAAATTCAGGTAAAAAATAACGAACTGTTTAATTCGGAACGCATTACATCTCCGTTTGAGCATTTGCTTGGCCAAGTTGTCTACGAACCCGCAATTTCTGAAGCCATGAAAAAAGCCAACAGTATTCCAGGTCTGAAAGTTTTTGGCTTCTTTTCGTTGGGCAACAATCCGGGACAAACCCGGTTAAATCTTCACGTTCTGCAGGAGTCGGATCAGTCATTTTCCATTCGCAGCGATAATTTCGGCGTCAACAGCACCGGTATCTACAGGCTTATAGGCCAATACACACAGTACAATATAAGCGGTAAAGGGGACACCCTGAGCGGCACCATCGTATCCACAAATGAATGGGGCAATCTATTCGGATCGTTAACCTACCAAGCCCCGCACTTCGATGGAGGTAAGCTGGGGGCGACCTTCTATTCAAACCTGTTTGAAGTCACGGGCGACTTTCAGGACATTGGATTAAACGGCCACCTTGAGGCGCTTTCAGTCTTTGGCGAACATGACTTACTACGGCAAAATAACGCATTGGCTAGCCTGTCAGGAAGCGTATCCTATAAACATTCAGTGATTGATAGTGACAAATTCGGCGATATCTTTGCTGATATTACTAATTACTTGATGCTGGATTCCGGCATCAACCTATTCTTAGTCAAGCCGGACGGAACCCAAAAACAATCCTTGAGTGTTTCGGCAAGCCTTGGTCAGATAACATCCTCCGACAATGAGAACTCGGATGATTCATTTGTCAGCGTTCACGTTTATTATGGTCATCAGCTGCGCTGGATAGCCGACTCCCCTCAGAACTGGTCAACCGGTATCGATGTGGACCTGTATTACACGCCGGATCACCTGCCGGCGTCGGAACGTCAGGTCATGACCGGCCCCTATGCAGTAAGAAGCTATGAACCTGCACTCTTCAGCGCAGATTCAATGTTCAGGTTATCACTTCACCAGAATATGCACTTGTGGAACGTTTATAAGCAAATAAATACACTGCCTTTTTTCTTTCTCGATTTCGCCGAGGGTAAGAAAATGGACGGTACTGACAATACGGCCTCGTTTCTTGGTGTTGGCATCGGTGTGGATTTTCTATTTAAATCCGCCTTCAATGCCAGGTTGACTTTAGGATTTCCAGTACAGGAGAAGCTCAGCCAGACGCTTCCCGATCCGGCTTCGGATGTAATGATATATGGATACGTGAACATCACGTTTTAAAACGGAAAATCAGCATGCAGACGACACATAAGCTACGGATATTTATTCCTGAATTGGTCACAGGCGTAGTGATATTAACCGTATTTAGTTGGGTGAATATGGCATCATCCGCAACCCGCAGCGACCTGGACCGGGCGCAGGAATATCAGATTAAAGCACTCTTCCTGTATAACTTTGCAAATTTTGTTGAATGGCCCAGAGATGCTTTTTCAGATCAATCAAGCCCTCTCAAAATGTGCCTTTACGGTGCTGTCCCGTTTGGTGAGTTTCTGGATATCGTTAATGGAGTACAGGTCCGCGACCGCACGCTTCAGGTCATTCGCACGACGGACTATGCAAAAATACAAAGCGGCTGTCATATCCTGTTCGTAGGAATCGACCATCACACCGAACTGGATGCCTTTTTCCGCGAACTGAATCATCTCTTTGTCCTGAGCATCGGTAATACGGACGACTTTGCCCGAAAAGGCGGAGTGGTCAATATATTACGGACCTCGGATCAACAGCAGTTCGAAATTAATTTAAACAAAGCCATTGAAAACGGGTTGCTTATCAGCTCGGACCTGCTTAGTCTCGCACGAATTATTAATGACCGTTAGCGCCTTCACATTATTATGCACAGCGGCCATAGACTAAGCGATTGTTTCCGGAATACGATCGAACCAGGGGTGTGCTTTCTCTAACTGAAAAGCCAATTGTAGCAATAACGGATCTTTCAGGCGGGCCGCCATAAATTGAATACCAACGGGCAATCCATTGCGACTGAATTCAAGCGGTACCGACATAGCAGGTTGCCCGGTAATATTCGCCAACTGAGTGAATGGCACCTTATGTAACTGCGCCTCGCCCAGGTTATACAGGGTTTTCCGATTCAGATATTTCGACACACCCAACCGGGTAACCGCCGTAAGCAGTATTTCCTCGAGTTCGGTGCTTTGCATTGTACCCAAATCAAAAGGCGGAACGGCCATCACCGGAGTCATCCAGATATCGTATTGCTCGTGGAAGCGGTCCATTACTTCGCTGAACCCTGCCCAGCAACGCCGCGAATTCAGATAATCTCCCGCCACCATTCCATTGCCAGCCTGATATAGAAAAAAAGACAGTGTCTCGACATTTTTTTTCACGAAGCGAACACCGAACTGGCGGATCAAATTATGAATATCTGCGTTTACATTAGCCAGGTAGATATCAAAATAACACTCCATAAGTTGACGCCCGTTTATTGGCGGGCTTGCTTCTTCCACGTTATGCCCCAGATCGGCCAGCTTAGCGGCAGCCCGGGTAACGGCATCAATACAGTCCACATCCACCTCGCCGCCATAAAGCGATTGCGCAGAATAGGCGATACGCAGTGACTGCTGCAGCGGAATATCCGCAGCGGCTAAAAAATCAGGGGGTATTAACATCGGCACATGGGCTGACGCATCCGGCCCCATTGTACTTTTAAGCACAAGCAGGGAATCACGCACTGAGCGACACACCACATGCTCACTCACAGCACCATCCCAAGACTCATGCAACGGACCTATTGGATTCAGCCCTCGACTCGGTTTGAAGCCAAAGAGACCACAACAGGATGCCGGGATACGTATGGACCCCCCGCCATCACCGGCCGAAGCAATGGGAACAATCCCCGCGGCAACCGCAGCGGCGGAACCACCACTGGAGCCACCAGGCGTTTTCAGCAGATTCCAAGGGTTATGTGTTGCGCCAAAGGCTCTAGGCTCCGTCGTCGCCAGTAACCCGAATTCCGGGGTATTGGTTTTACCCATAATATTGAAACCCAGACGCACAAAACGGCTAACCATAGTCGACTTTTTACTAATAGGAATGCTGAGATAAGCGCTAGACCCGTTGGACGTGGGCACCCCCTCGATATCATTTAAAAGATCCTTCACCAAAAAAGGTACACCGGCCAACTTACCACTGTGCTGGGACGGCACCGGCTGGTGGTTGGCCTGCTCCCGTGCGCGCTCATAAAGTGGACAATTTATTGCATTTATGTATGGATTGACCGTTTCTGCACGATCAATTGCGCACTCCAATACTTCCCGGGATTCAAAATCCCCCCGTTTAAGATGCTCAGCAATTGCGACCGCATCCATTTTGCGGTACTCAACGAACCTAATCATTTAGCCTCCCTGCGTTTTCCAACGCTGAACGCGGACCTCCGCTTTTATAACATCGATTGCATCAATCAGAACTCCGCGGGTGGCTTCGTTAAAACGGTCGCCCGGCTCCAATAATTTGTGAATAACCCCGTCCAGTAATTCACCGACAATAACGTCTGTTTCCCGCTTGCCTAGATCCAGCATAAGTTGATCGACCACGCCATAAACAACATCGCTGACGGTTTGGTTTATCACATCTACCAGTCTAGTTCCTAAAACCGGAACCGACTCCAATATCGCGACCTTCTTTTCATTTTCGATTGCGAATGCGACCTTTTCTTCGATGTATCGTTTCAAAGCGTCCTGATTCGGTAAATAAACGTCTTTACTGATTTCGTTGATCTTGACCGTCAGCCAGTCCGATATAATATTCTGGCGCGGCAGCAAAACATCATTGAGGATCTTTTCAACCATTGGACTGCCCTGTTGAACTTCATCCTGAACACCGTTTAATACGTTCTCCACTACCCTGTCAGAAATTTCCTCCACCAGGATTCCATAGTATTTTTTGATGAATTTACCCAGCAATGAATTTGAAAAATCGATGATGCCATACTGTTGAAGACGGTAGAAAATCGATATTATTCTGAGTAACCTCAGCCACCGGAATGACCCCACCGGTATGCAGCCCAGCAGGTCGTACCAATGGGCAAAGGGATAGAAAAACCACCGGTAATAGGTCTTGTTTACAATAGCTACTGCCCACCTGACAGCGAATTCAAATATAAAGATGGAAACAAAGACCAGATCAATGGAAACAAAGTCGGGGTGAACCTTGCTTTTATAGAACGCGACGAATTCCGGCGACACCAGAGCCAACCCCGTCCGTACTAATTCACTGCTAAATAATGAATCAAAGATGAGCCAGACTAAGTTGACAATGACCAATCCAATCATCAGCACATCGACAATCAACCAAATCGATTGATGGCTTTTTTTCAAATTTTCGATATTTA
It encodes:
- a CDS encoding YfiR family protein; the encoded protein is MQTTHKLRIFIPELVTGVVILTVFSWVNMASSATRSDLDRAQEYQIKALFLYNFANFVEWPRDAFSDQSSPLKMCLYGAVPFGEFLDIVNGVQVRDRTLQVIRTTDYAKIQSGCHILFVGIDHHTELDAFFRELNHLFVLSIGNTDDFARKGGVVNILRTSDQQQFEINLNKAIENGLLISSDLLSLARIINDR
- a CDS encoding amidase, translating into MIRFVEYRKMDAVAIAEHLKRGDFESREVLECAIDRAETVNPYINAINCPLYERAREQANHQPVPSQHSGKLAGVPFLVKDLLNDIEGVPTSNGSSAYLSIPISKKSTMVSRFVRLGFNIMGKTNTPEFGLLATTEPRAFGATHNPWNLLKTPGGSSGGSAAAVAAGIVPIASAGDGGGSIRIPASCCGLFGFKPSRGLNPIGPLHESWDGAVSEHVVCRSVRDSLLVLKSTMGPDASAHVPMLIPPDFLAAADIPLQQSLRIAYSAQSLYGGEVDVDCIDAVTRAAAKLADLGHNVEEASPPINGRQLMECYFDIYLANVNADIHNLIRQFGVRFVKKNVETLSFFLYQAGNGMVAGDYLNSRRCWAGFSEVMDRFHEQYDIWMTPVMAVPPFDLGTMQSTELEEILLTAVTRLGVSKYLNRKTLYNLGEAQLHKVPFTQLANITGQPAMSVPLEFSRNGLPVGIQFMAARLKDPLLLQLAFQLEKAHPWFDRIPETIA
- a CDS encoding ShlB/FhaC/HecB family hemolysin secretion/activation protein, with the translated sequence MADIARFEPPAGRNFCSYLILHLCTIVTLSALLTPAAFPDNLSPAAKIKINPDVIEKAAEVTLSPSTVPVHQRANFVDGKVLIKRIELKGDALFPEYGVTRDYINNKILRTYQGMEPLMSISDMHYLADTLTNAYHEKGLTFNQVFVVPDEIKNDTLSLNILAGKLSEIQVKNNELFNSERITSPFEHLLGQVVYEPAISEAMKKANSIPGLKVFGFFSLGNNPGQTRLNLHVLQESDQSFSIRSDNFGVNSTGIYRLIGQYTQYNISGKGDTLSGTIVSTNEWGNLFGSLTYQAPHFDGGKLGATFYSNLFEVTGDFQDIGLNGHLEALSVFGEHDLLRQNNALASLSGSVSYKHSVIDSDKFGDIFADITNYLMLDSGINLFLVKPDGTQKQSLSVSASLGQITSSDNENSDDSFVSVHVYYGHQLRWIADSPQNWSTGIDVDLYYTPDHLPASERQVMTGPYAVRSYEPALFSADSMFRLSLHQNMHLWNVYKQINTLPFFFLDFAEGKKMDGTDNTASFLGVGIGVDFLFKSAFNARLTLGFPVQEKLSQTLPDPASDVMIYGYVNITF